A stretch of Mesorhizobium sp. M2A.F.Ca.ET.046.03.2.1 DNA encodes these proteins:
- a CDS encoding twin-arginine translocase TatA/TatE family subunit, protein MGSFSIWHWMIVLVIVLLVFGRGKIPELMGDMAKGIKSFKKGMADDDVDDKRTVEHRADETVSPGKEKVSKS, encoded by the coding sequence ATGGGTTCGTTTTCGATTTGGCACTGGATGATCGTGCTGGTCATCGTGCTTCTGGTGTTCGGCCGCGGCAAGATCCCCGAGTTGATGGGCGACATGGCCAAGGGCATCAAGAGCTTCAAGAAGGGCATGGCTGACGACGACGTTGACGACAAGCGTACCGTCGAGCACCGCGCCGACGAGACTGTTTCGCCGGGCAAGGAAAAGGTCAGCAAGAGCTGA
- the surE gene encoding 5'/3'-nucleotidase SurE — protein sequence MRILLTNDDGIHAEGLASLERIARTLSDDVWVVAPEQDQSGYAHSLSISEPLRLRKIGEKHYAVRGTPTDCVIMGTKKILPGPPDLILSGVNSGANIADDVTYSGTVAGAMEGALLGVRSIAVSQAYSYVGEDRVVPYETTESLAPALLKRLVETPLPDGVLLNVNFPNCAPDEVEGTVVTSQGKLVHSLWVDERRDGRGLPYYWLRFGREPVEGKKGTDLYALRNRLVSVTPLQLDLTAHELRDQLTKALS from the coding sequence ATGCGCATTCTTCTGACCAACGATGACGGCATCCACGCCGAAGGGCTGGCGTCGCTCGAACGCATCGCCCGCACGCTGTCGGACGACGTGTGGGTGGTGGCGCCCGAGCAGGACCAGTCCGGTTACGCGCATTCGCTGTCGATTTCGGAGCCGCTTCGGCTGCGCAAAATCGGCGAGAAACATTACGCGGTGCGCGGCACGCCGACCGACTGCGTCATCATGGGTACGAAGAAGATCCTGCCCGGACCGCCGGACCTGATCCTGTCCGGCGTCAATTCCGGCGCCAACATTGCTGATGATGTCACCTATTCCGGCACCGTTGCAGGCGCCATGGAAGGCGCGCTGCTCGGCGTGCGCTCGATCGCGGTCAGCCAGGCTTATTCCTATGTCGGCGAGGATCGCGTGGTTCCTTACGAGACGACCGAGTCGCTGGCGCCGGCGCTGTTGAAGCGACTGGTGGAAACGCCGCTGCCGGACGGCGTGCTGCTCAACGTCAATTTTCCGAACTGCGCTCCCGACGAAGTGGAGGGCACCGTCGTCACCTCGCAGGGCAAGCTGGTGCACAGCCTCTGGGTCGATGAGCGGCGCGACGGACGCGGCCTGCCTTACTACTGGCTGCGCTTCGGCCGCGAGCCGGTCGAAGGCAAGAAGGGCACGGACCTCTACGCGCTGCGCAACCGGCTGGTGTCGGTGACGCCGCTGCAGCTCGACCTCACCGCCCATGAGCTCCGCGACCAACTGACCAAGGCGCTGTCATGA
- a CDS encoding ATP-binding protein, with protein MTDSLDALNKKLDRLIEAVSRLAPPPVPQTDLGVADCFVWQADPGFLEPVRKVNRVDIGLIRGVDRVRDILLDNTERFASGYAANNVLLWGARGMGKSSLVKAVHATVNASDKLDRPLKLIEIHREDIDTLPKLMGLLKAAPYRFILFCDDLSFDHDDTSYKSLKAALEGGVEGRPGNVIFYATSNRRHLLPRDMIDNERSTAINPSEAVEEKVSLSDRFGLWLGFHKCSQDEYLDMIDGYVRYHDLAIDPEQLRAEALEWATTRGSRSGRVAWQFTQDLAGRLGKSLKD; from the coding sequence ATGACCGACAGCCTGGACGCCTTGAACAAGAAACTGGATCGCCTGATCGAGGCGGTTTCCCGTCTCGCCCCGCCGCCGGTGCCACAGACCGATCTCGGCGTGGCGGACTGCTTCGTCTGGCAGGCTGATCCCGGTTTCCTGGAGCCGGTGCGCAAGGTGAACCGCGTCGATATCGGCCTGATCCGCGGCGTCGACCGCGTGCGCGACATCCTGCTCGACAACACCGAGCGCTTCGCGTCCGGCTATGCGGCCAACAACGTGCTGTTGTGGGGCGCGCGCGGCATGGGCAAGTCGTCTCTGGTGAAGGCCGTGCATGCCACCGTCAACGCCTCTGACAAGCTCGACCGGCCGCTGAAGCTGATCGAGATCCATCGCGAGGATATCGACACGCTGCCCAAGCTGATGGGTCTCCTGAAGGCGGCTCCCTATCGCTTCATCCTGTTTTGCGACGACCTCTCCTTCGACCATGACGACACCTCCTACAAGTCGCTGAAGGCGGCGCTGGAAGGCGGCGTCGAAGGCCGGCCGGGCAATGTCATTTTCTACGCCACGTCCAACCGCCGGCATCTGTTGCCGCGCGACATGATCGACAATGAGCGCTCGACCGCCATCAATCCTTCCGAAGCGGTCGAGGAAAAAGTCTCGCTTTCAGATCGTTTTGGCCTGTGGCTCGGCTTCCACAAATGCTCGCAGGACGAATATCTCGACATGATCGACGGCTATGTCCGCTATCACGACCTGGCCATCGATCCCGAGCAATTGCGCGCCGAAGCGCTGGAATGGGCAACGACGCGTGGCAGCCGTTCCGGCCGTGTCGCCTGGCAGTTCACGCAGGACCTCGCCGGACGGCTCGGCAAATCGCTGAAAGACTGA
- a CDS encoding AraC family transcriptional regulator — MLPQFAPAPSDVTMLSRHVEAGVHRLPRATHHRVMVHASAATRSYCHQARRYFVRRAGDIDLVPAGEEGGFEAETPFDTMEIVLPPALMERVAAELGGKALISRLDTRHLLRDQRIEHLARALQSDLAGGAPSGSLFADSIGAALAVRLLGLDGPDVGRVNRLSDAQLKRVLDHIETALHEPLSIDRLSRVAGASSSHLRTWFKAAMGVTLHRYVLRRRVERACVLLRRGDLGTSEVAALTGFAHQSHLAHWMRREIGQTPRDLRRAQK, encoded by the coding sequence ATGCTTCCGCAATTCGCTCCGGCCCCATCCGACGTCACGATGCTTTCCCGGCACGTCGAGGCAGGCGTCCATCGGCTGCCTCGGGCAACGCATCATCGCGTCATGGTGCATGCGAGTGCTGCGACGCGCTCCTACTGCCATCAGGCCAGGCGATATTTCGTCAGGCGCGCCGGCGACATCGACCTTGTGCCGGCCGGCGAGGAGGGCGGCTTCGAGGCCGAAACGCCGTTCGACACGATGGAGATCGTCCTGCCGCCGGCCTTGATGGAAAGAGTTGCCGCGGAGCTTGGCGGAAAAGCGCTGATATCACGGCTTGACACCCGCCATCTGCTTCGTGACCAACGGATCGAGCATCTCGCTCGAGCGCTGCAGAGCGATCTCGCCGGCGGCGCACCAAGCGGCTCTTTGTTTGCCGACAGCATCGGCGCGGCGCTTGCGGTGAGGCTGCTTGGCCTCGATGGCCCGGACGTGGGTCGAGTGAACCGGTTGTCGGACGCCCAGCTCAAGCGTGTCCTCGACCACATCGAGACCGCTCTTCACGAGCCGCTTTCGATCGATCGCCTGAGCCGGGTGGCCGGCGCGAGCAGCTCGCATCTGCGCACATGGTTCAAGGCCGCGATGGGTGTCACCTTGCATCGCTACGTGTTGCGGCGCCGAGTGGAAAGGGCGTGCGTCCTGCTGCGGCGCGGCGATCTCGGCACGAGCGAGGTCGCGGCGTTGACCGGCTTTGCGCACCAGTCGCATCTGGCGCATTGGATGCGCCGGGAGATCGGCCAGACGCCGCGCGACTTGCGACGGGCGCAGAAGTGA
- a CDS encoding NAD-dependent epimerase/dehydratase family protein translates to MSSYVVVGAGPVGRETARLLGEEGHDVILTSRSVGSNPLRNVRSIQADATDASALSRVCRGADAVFMCAMATYHRWPTDFFPILDGTVRAAEAVGARLIVLGNLYGYGKNGESPLRSDMPLDPNSKKGTARTIMWQRAARASVPAIEIRSSDYLGHGAISYFSLIALPSIIEDQPVAFIGDLDATHAWTFTKDVARTLVAASRYTGEWGRAFHVPSQHASPNELIRKTAAMLGRDIAETHSYSIPEMEALGMHELIEMTYLFESPLLVDSSDAETLLGVKASSLEEMIADTLRDHL, encoded by the coding sequence ATGAGTTCATATGTTGTTGTCGGCGCGGGCCCGGTCGGACGCGAGACGGCTCGCCTTCTTGGCGAGGAAGGCCATGATGTCATCCTGACCAGCCGAAGCGTCGGTTCGAACCCGTTGCGCAATGTGCGGTCGATACAAGCCGACGCCACCGACGCCTCGGCGCTGTCGCGTGTCTGCCGAGGCGCCGACGCAGTGTTCATGTGCGCCATGGCCACTTATCATCGCTGGCCAACCGACTTTTTCCCCATACTCGACGGCACCGTGCGCGCGGCCGAAGCAGTCGGCGCCAGGCTCATCGTGCTCGGAAACCTCTACGGTTACGGCAAGAATGGCGAGAGCCCGCTGCGCTCCGACATGCCGCTGGATCCGAATTCGAAGAAGGGAACCGCCAGGACGATCATGTGGCAGCGGGCGGCCCGTGCCAGCGTGCCGGCGATCGAGATACGCTCCAGCGACTATCTCGGGCACGGCGCGATCAGCTACTTCTCGCTGATCGCCCTGCCCTCCATCATCGAGGACCAGCCCGTCGCCTTCATTGGCGACCTCGACGCCACCCATGCCTGGACCTTCACCAAGGACGTCGCCAGGACGCTCGTCGCGGCCTCCCGCTACACCGGCGAATGGGGACGGGCGTTTCATGTCCCCTCCCAACACGCCTCCCCCAACGAACTCATCCGCAAAACCGCGGCGATGCTCGGCCGGGATATTGCCGAGACGCACTCCTACTCCATCCCCGAGATGGAAGCGCTGGGCATGCATGAGCTGATCGAGATGACGTATCTCTTCGAGAGCCCCCTGCTGGTCGATTCCTCCGACGCGGAGACGCTTCTGGGCGTTAAGGCCAGCAGCCTCGAGGAGATGATCGCCGACACGCTACGTGATCACCTTTGA
- the serS gene encoding serine--tRNA ligase, which yields MLDIKWIRENPKALVEALVKRSWSADEAQSTVDDLIAKDEARRSHLSELQVKQERRNAASKEIGNAMRSGDAALAEKLKGEVSDIKAFIQNGEARERELDKALNDALAVLPNVPLEDVPVGKDEHDNVVKRIVGEVPTRPNWVKEHFEIGEALGMMDFERAAKLSGTRFTVLKSQLARMERAIGQFMLDLHTIEHGYEEVIPPLMVRDEVLFGTNQLPKFEEDLFFTPHGDGRLGLIPTAEVPLTNLVREEITAHEKLPLRYTALTPCFRSEAGSAGRDTRGMLRQHQFYKVELVSITDQESSIAEHERMTRCAEEVLKQLGLPFRTVTLCTGDMGFGARKTYDIEVWLPGQNAYREISSCSVCGDFQARRMDARYKDKDGRGNRFVHTLNGSGTAVGRALIAVIENYQNEDGSVTIPEVLRPYMGGLAKIEAK from the coding sequence ATGCTTGATATCAAATGGATTCGCGAAAACCCGAAGGCCCTTGTCGAGGCGCTGGTGAAGCGCTCGTGGTCGGCTGACGAGGCGCAGTCCACGGTCGACGATCTGATTGCCAAGGACGAGGCGCGGCGCTCGCATCTCAGCGAATTGCAGGTCAAGCAGGAGCGCCGCAACGCCGCCTCGAAGGAGATCGGCAACGCCATGCGCTCGGGCGATGCAGCGCTTGCCGAGAAGCTCAAGGGCGAAGTCAGCGATATCAAGGCGTTCATCCAGAACGGCGAGGCGCGCGAGCGCGAGCTCGACAAGGCGCTGAACGACGCGCTTGCGGTGCTGCCCAACGTGCCGCTGGAGGACGTGCCGGTCGGCAAGGACGAGCACGACAATGTCGTCAAGCGCATCGTCGGCGAGGTGCCGACGCGTCCGAACTGGGTGAAGGAGCATTTCGAGATCGGCGAAGCGCTCGGCATGATGGATTTCGAGCGGGCGGCGAAATTGTCCGGCACGCGCTTCACCGTGCTGAAAAGCCAGTTGGCCCGCATGGAGCGCGCGATCGGCCAGTTCATGCTCGACCTGCACACGATCGAGCATGGCTATGAAGAGGTCATCCCGCCACTGATGGTGCGGGATGAGGTGCTTTTCGGCACCAACCAGCTGCCGAAATTCGAGGAAGACCTGTTCTTCACGCCGCATGGCGACGGTCGGCTTGGCCTGATCCCCACGGCCGAGGTGCCGCTGACCAACCTCGTGCGCGAGGAGATCACCGCGCATGAAAAGCTGCCTCTGCGCTACACGGCGCTGACGCCGTGCTTCCGCTCGGAAGCGGGCTCGGCCGGCCGCGACACGCGCGGCATGCTGCGCCAGCATCAGTTCTACAAGGTCGAGCTGGTCTCGATCACCGATCAGGAAAGCTCGATCGCCGAGCATGAGCGCATGACGCGATGCGCCGAGGAGGTGCTGAAGCAGCTCGGCCTGCCGTTCCGCACCGTCACGCTCTGCACCGGCGACATGGGTTTTGGCGCGCGCAAGACCTACGACATCGAGGTCTGGCTGCCGGGGCAGAACGCCTATCGCGAAATCTCGTCCTGCTCGGTCTGCGGCGATTTCCAGGCCAGGCGCATGGATGCCCGCTACAAGGACAAGGACGGCAGGGGCAACCGCTTCGTTCACACGCTCAATGGTTCGGGTACCGCCGTCGGCCGCGCTCTCATAGCTGTCATCGAAAACTACCAGAATGAGGATGGCAGCGTAACCATTCCTGAAGTGCTGCGGCCTTACATGGGTGGTCTCGCCAAGATCGAAGCGAAGTGA
- a CDS encoding protein-L-isoaspartate(D-aspartate) O-methyltransferase, whose product MNTGLDDREDFAAFLLRLRGRGTAPKALVAAFEATPRRGFLSAQFHALAWSDGMLPIECGEAIEGADLQAAVIAALHIEPGNRVLEIGTGSGYTAAVMSRLAARVITIDRYKTLTEQAKQRFEALAISNVIVRQTDGSNGLPNEGPFDRIVAWAAFDSLPRFLLDQLSSGGIVIAPIGPEEGEQVLAKLTKVGSRFEREDIGMVRLQPILRSVAAVI is encoded by the coding sequence ATGAACACAGGCCTCGACGACCGCGAGGATTTCGCCGCTTTCCTGCTCAGGCTGCGGGGCAGGGGCACGGCGCCCAAGGCGCTGGTCGCGGCCTTCGAGGCGACGCCTCGGCGCGGCTTCCTGTCGGCCCAGTTCCACGCGCTCGCCTGGTCGGACGGCATGCTGCCGATCGAATGCGGCGAGGCGATCGAGGGCGCCGATTTGCAGGCAGCCGTGATTGCCGCGCTGCACATCGAGCCGGGCAACCGCGTGCTCGAGATCGGCACCGGCTCGGGCTACACGGCAGCGGTCATGTCGCGGCTTGCCGCGCGCGTCATCACCATCGACCGCTATAAGACCCTCACCGAGCAGGCAAAGCAGCGCTTCGAGGCGCTTGCCATCAGCAACGTCATCGTCCGCCAGACCGACGGTTCCAACGGCCTGCCCAATGAAGGGCCGTTCGACCGCATCGTCGCTTGGGCGGCCTTCGACAGCCTGCCGCGCTTCCTGCTCGACCAATTGTCGAGCGGCGGCATCGTCATCGCGCCGATCGGCCCTGAAGAAGGCGAGCAGGTGCTGGCCAAGCTCACCAAGGTTGGCAGCCGCTTCGAGCGCGAGGACATCGGCATGGTCAGGCTGCAGCCGATCCTGCGTAGCGTCGCGGCGGTGATCTAG
- the tatC gene encoding twin-arginine translocase subunit TatC, translating into MSVSDKEREEIEKSSAPLIEHLIELRRRLIWSLGGFFVAFLVCFFFAKRLFNLLVIPFKWATQWAGLDPHKVELIYTAPQEFFFTQVKLAMFGGMVIAFPLIATQIYKFIAPGLYKNERSAFLPFLIASPILFLMGASLVYFFFTPMVMWFFLAMQQVGTNDQVQISLLPKVSEYLSLIMTLIFSFGLVFQLPVVTSLLTRVGLLSSQALAEKRKWAIVLSFVVAAVLTPPDPMSQCGLAIPTIILYEVAIWSSRMIERAQARDRLAREQANADSSVAGDKTPDAPST; encoded by the coding sequence GTGAGCGTATCGGACAAGGAGCGGGAAGAAATCGAGAAATCGTCGGCGCCGCTGATCGAGCATCTCATCGAGTTGCGCCGCCGCCTGATCTGGTCGCTGGGCGGCTTCTTCGTCGCCTTCCTCGTCTGCTTCTTTTTCGCTAAGCGCCTGTTCAACCTGTTGGTCATCCCCTTCAAATGGGCAACGCAATGGGCAGGCCTCGACCCGCACAAGGTCGAGCTGATCTATACCGCGCCGCAGGAGTTCTTCTTCACCCAGGTGAAGCTTGCCATGTTCGGCGGCATGGTGATCGCCTTCCCGCTGATCGCCACGCAGATCTACAAGTTCATCGCGCCGGGCCTCTACAAGAATGAGCGCAGCGCTTTCCTGCCGTTCCTGATCGCGTCGCCCATCCTGTTCCTGATGGGCGCCTCGCTGGTCTATTTCTTCTTCACCCCGATGGTGATGTGGTTCTTCCTGGCCATGCAGCAGGTCGGCACCAACGACCAGGTGCAGATTTCGCTGCTGCCCAAGGTTTCGGAATATCTCAGCCTGATCATGACGCTGATCTTCTCCTTCGGCCTGGTGTTCCAGCTGCCGGTGGTGACCAGCCTTTTGACGCGCGTCGGGCTGTTGTCGTCGCAGGCGCTGGCCGAGAAGCGCAAATGGGCGATCGTGCTTTCCTTCGTGGTCGCCGCGGTGCTGACGCCGCCCGATCCGATGAGCCAGTGCGGCCTCGCCATCCCGACGATCATTCTCTACGAGGTCGCCATCTGGTCATCGCGCATGATCGAGCGCGCCCAGGCGCGCGACCGGCTGGCGCGCGAGCAGGCGAATGCGGACAGCTCTGTCGCCGGCGACAAGACGCCGGACGCGCCGTCCACCTGA
- a CDS encoding LysM peptidoglycan-binding domain-containing M23 family metallopeptidase — MQFNHLKANRRNLARGCAVLMIAGAAAGCSSQSMRFNGVDDVFTSSTNNQRAIINKQNVDQPYPGDTVAPAPVDGTHTQSVSRSSLEPVTTQQLPPPSAPATAKPMRTATAPALAPAPALAPAPHLDRTATGTVTPAKPFKTAEPDAVRNASAAPHATEIVVRDGETLSGLAAHYHVPADAIAKVNGIDPKKGIRSGQKIVIPAYAYSSKAEPKVADGKPANTPKQPAPEKVAVLPQQPKVKDGKAAAQIDASAAATGSKNPKPAPQVAEAKPAGAGGTYTVQQGDSLSSIARKTGISVMTLKQANGMQDGLLKIGQTLKVPAGGTVVAAAKPAATTAKPAVDPVTTATTPPPAKTTETLASYTPPKKDAKVIQQAEDDNAEAPDATGIGKMRWPVRGRVISSFGSGKDGVDIAVPEGTPIKAAENGVVIYAGDGLKEFGNTVLVRHENGLVTVYGHASSIEVQRGQKVKRGQEIALSGMSGTTDSPKLHFEVRKNSAPVDPSGYLE; from the coding sequence ATGCAATTCAATCACTTGAAAGCAAACAGACGCAATCTGGCGCGCGGTTGCGCCGTGCTGATGATTGCCGGCGCGGCGGCCGGGTGCAGTTCCCAGTCGATGCGCTTCAACGGTGTCGATGATGTCTTCACGTCATCCACCAACAATCAGCGCGCCATCATCAACAAGCAGAATGTCGACCAGCCCTATCCGGGCGACACGGTCGCGCCTGCGCCGGTCGATGGCACGCACACCCAGTCGGTTAGCCGCTCCAGCCTCGAGCCGGTCACGACCCAGCAATTGCCGCCGCCCTCGGCGCCGGCTACGGCAAAGCCGATGCGTACCGCTACGGCTCCCGCCCTCGCGCCGGCTCCGGCGCTTGCGCCGGCACCGCATCTCGACAGGACGGCCACCGGCACGGTCACGCCGGCAAAACCGTTCAAGACCGCCGAGCCTGACGCGGTCCGCAACGCAAGTGCTGCGCCACATGCGACCGAAATCGTTGTCCGGGACGGCGAGACGCTTTCAGGCCTGGCCGCGCACTACCACGTGCCGGCCGATGCTATAGCCAAGGTCAACGGGATCGATCCGAAGAAGGGCATCCGGTCCGGCCAGAAGATCGTCATCCCCGCTTATGCCTATTCGAGCAAGGCGGAGCCGAAGGTTGCGGACGGCAAGCCGGCGAACACGCCGAAGCAGCCCGCGCCAGAAAAGGTCGCGGTGCTGCCGCAGCAGCCGAAGGTCAAGGACGGCAAGGCGGCCGCTCAGATCGATGCGTCTGCTGCGGCCACGGGCTCCAAGAACCCCAAGCCCGCGCCGCAGGTTGCCGAGGCAAAGCCTGCCGGCGCCGGAGGCACCTATACTGTCCAGCAGGGCGACTCGCTGTCGTCGATCGCCAGGAAGACCGGCATCAGCGTCATGACGCTGAAGCAGGCCAACGGCATGCAGGACGGTTTGCTCAAGATCGGACAGACGCTCAAGGTTCCGGCCGGCGGCACGGTCGTGGCGGCTGCCAAGCCGGCGGCCACCACCGCCAAGCCCGCGGTCGATCCGGTGACGACGGCGACGACGCCGCCGCCGGCGAAGACCACCGAGACGCTCGCCTCCTACACGCCGCCTAAGAAGGATGCCAAGGTCATCCAGCAGGCCGAGGACGACAACGCCGAGGCGCCCGATGCGACCGGCATCGGCAAGATGCGCTGGCCGGTGCGCGGCCGCGTGATCTCCAGCTTCGGCTCCGGCAAGGACGGCGTCGACATCGCGGTGCCGGAAGGAACGCCGATCAAGGCAGCCGAGAACGGCGTCGTCATCTATGCCGGCGACGGTCTCAAGGAGTTCGGCAACACCGTGCTGGTGCGGCATGAGAACGGCCTGGTCACCGTCTACGGCCATGCAAGCTCGATCGAGGTGCAGCGCGGCCAGAAGGTCAAGCGCGGCCAGGAGATCGCGCTGTCCGGTATGAGCGGCACCACCGACTCGCCCAAGCTGCACTTCGAAGTGCGCAAGAACTCGGCGCCGGTCGATCCGTCCGGCTATCTCGAATAG
- the tatB gene encoding Sec-independent protein translocase protein TatB: protein MFEVGWSELLVIAVVMIVVVGPKDLPNMLRTFGRTAAKLRAMAGDFQKQFNEALKEAELDDVKSSIDSLRSLNPMNEVRKQLNPFEQAAADVRAGVDTMMKPKPAADPAAPAADTPQPAEPLKNGATDMPGVGATEPAPAAPTFPAMTNASVTATVSDAPVAAKPAKKTAVIKAKTADAVAKTAAASKASAAKVPAKSSAPAKAATAAAKAASKAEAKPAAARKPASKKTADTKKTAGAAK from the coding sequence ATGTTCGAAGTCGGTTGGAGCGAACTGCTGGTGATCGCGGTCGTCATGATCGTGGTCGTCGGGCCAAAGGATTTGCCCAACATGCTGCGCACCTTCGGCCGCACCGCGGCGAAACTGCGCGCCATGGCCGGCGACTTCCAGAAGCAGTTCAACGAAGCGCTGAAGGAAGCCGAACTCGATGATGTGAAGAGTTCGATCGACAGTCTCCGCAGCCTCAATCCGATGAACGAGGTGCGTAAGCAGCTCAATCCGTTCGAGCAGGCCGCGGCCGATGTGCGGGCCGGCGTCGACACGATGATGAAGCCCAAACCGGCCGCCGATCCTGCGGCGCCGGCTGCAGACACGCCGCAACCCGCTGAGCCGCTCAAGAACGGCGCGACGGACATGCCCGGCGTCGGCGCAACCGAGCCCGCCCCGGCCGCTCCGACCTTCCCGGCCATGACGAACGCCTCGGTCACCGCCACGGTTTCGGATGCGCCTGTGGCGGCCAAACCGGCGAAAAAGACTGCGGTGATTAAGGCCAAGACGGCCGACGCTGTGGCGAAAACGGCAGCGGCATCGAAGGCATCGGCTGCAAAGGTGCCGGCCAAATCCTCGGCGCCGGCCAAAGCCGCAACGGCTGCCGCAAAGGCCGCGTCCAAGGCTGAGGCAAAGCCTGCCGCGGCCAGGAAGCCTGCCTCCAAGAAGACGGCTGACACCAAGAAGACGGCGGGAGCCGCCAAGTGA